In the Panthera leo isolate Ple1 chromosome C2, P.leo_Ple1_pat1.1, whole genome shotgun sequence genome, CCAGAAATTCCCTAAAATCTCCTGTTCCCATTCTGAAACCATTATGTGTTCCCATTCTCATTTCTGTTacacactttttttatttttgtacatcgTTTTTCTCATTTCGGTGTCATGTTGGGAAAGGCCTAAAATACACATCTCTGCAAAGCTCACATTTTAGACCAGATGTTctgcaaagttttaaaaagtaaactatgaAGTtacattatgtattatttaatgaatatttataggTAAAAGATGATAGCACAATATTAAGTTCATCCAGTTGTCTGGACCACTCCTGAATATGGATTAAACTACACTtcgaaaataataataataaaataataataataataataataataatatcatgattaatataatataatatgatataataatataaatacccTTTATTAGGAACATATTAATTTTCTTACTTAGAGATTTAAAGAATTCATAGATTCTCACTCTTCtatgtgtttataaattttttctcatcattttataATACCTAGCTAATAAAGTCACTGACAATATTATCCTAGACTGTGCTCAAAGAATCAATGTTTACTTaggtaaaaacaaacaccaaTCAAATCTAGAACAGTATTTCTCAATCTGAGTTGTGGACTAGTTAGGGTAGAATCTTGGTAagaaatatattatgtatgtgtgaACAACGCTCTAGTCtagactttctttttattgtttctctgtcaaaatagtGTTTGCAGTCTTTAGTGGCTTCAGAATAAGTTGAGGGCTTATGGGAACAAAGTTTGATGGGTTCCATTAATAGAGTTTCTTCTTCAGGAAGTTTATTGCTGTTGAGTTGGGACCACACTAGATAAGCATTCTTTCAAATAATTAAgtgaagtaaatttttaaaaataaagatgttggaGCTGGAAAATAGAGACACATCCTCTGTTCCTTACTTAAACGGCAGTTTGCAAACATGTACAGATTTCCATTCTCAGTTTTGTACCTTCCTCCCATATTTAGGCAGCTGGATACAGGTTTCAATGGGGCATTTGTTCCAAAGGATGAAGTATTGTGGATAACTTTATaactttttcttgaaaacataaTTGACAGTGATGACAGGCAATTAAAAGCCCATTGCCTCATGTCAATGAGGTTAATTCCAGGGATACCGGTTTAATAGAGAATGTAATTGTCAAGCTGGTTAAGTTTTGAACCATCCTTCTCAATgacattttatatacaaaataatagtCATTATATAATAATGCAATATCTCTTCTGAGAAGGTACTTTCTAAGTCAGACTTATTTGAGGACAACGGTTAACAGTTGCATCATATTTACCTctattttgcaaaataaagaaaaaagttcacGAAATGTATAGTTATTATTGGTATTACTCAGGGTTGTCCAGAGTACAGAACCAATAAGGTACGTATATCTTATCTATATCTGAAGACTTTATTATAAGATAGTGGATCACATGAATATGAAacctgagaagtcccatgatttTCTGTCTGCAAGGCTGAGAGCCAGGAAATACAATGCTCTAGTTCTAAAATGTGAGAATAGGAGAACCTATGGATAATATAGATTCCATCAAGTCTGAAGTACTGAGAATGGAGGTAAATATCACAGATCAACCAGCTGGGCAGAGTGAATTCaactttcctctgcctttttgttccattcagCCCCACGATGGATTACATGATGCCCACCAGCATCAGGGAGTGCCATCAACTTTACTCAGTCCACTGATGTGATACCAATCTCTTCTGGACACACCCTCATGCATACAactagaaataatatttaatcagTTATCTAGACATCCTGTGGACTGGTCATATTGGCACATACAACAAACTGTGTCACAAGTCCACCCACTATCAACCTGGCACCCACACACAATTTCTTAAACCATACTTAAACTCCAAGTAAGGACAATAGCAAAGTCATAATTCCACCTAACATAATGTAACTATGCTGTGTAAAACTGAAAATGCACTAACCCCTTCTCCAGAAAATGAGTTAAAATCCTTGAGTGATGCTTACTCTTTTCTTTGATATCTGGTAACTTAAACACTATGATGTcaaattaacaataattaattACCATGATATAaattcaatacattttattttacaggatAAGAGAATATgagtgaaaagaaagcaaaaatgtttgttatatatacatgtacacagatATAAATAGACAGAGATGTTGGTATGTaaacatgcacagacacacatacacaaatatattctgAGAAGTAAATATTTACGGCAATTACACTTCTCATTTCTGTAACTAGTCATGTATTCATAGCTGGTGTTCACAATGATCTCTTCCACTATCCATTCCACAATCCCTTATTCTATAGCAAACAACTCATTGATTAAACTTCTTTATCTTTACTCCTTAAGTGTCTGGCTATTAGAAATGCCACCTGGATTGGTTTGTTGGAGTTTTCCATTGGCCTTAATTACAGGGAATGGCACTACTAAAGAACAACCTCCTTGTCCTCATCTTCACTGTGGAAAAGTAGTCCAATTTCTCAGTGGTCTCACCAGCCAGCAGAGTAACTCCCTTCTTTACATGATGATTCAGAAGAAGGGGGAACACAAAGTGGCCCAGTGCCAGTCTTAACTTCTTGCTGAACAGAATCATTGTTGTCTGTGTTagtggaagcattccttcctctgGCTCTAAGACCTTTATGTTAGCAGAGCATAAAGGCATAAGAAGACTTGCAAAAATTATGCTAGTGTGTTGTTAGTGGTAATAGCGAGTGGTACCATTCCAATTTTCACTATGTGATTCCTGGACTCATGAATTTTAGCTATGGGACTGTACTATGTATTTGACATTGATTCAGAAAATATACAGGCTTCTGGAGAGTCTTGCCGAACTATGCATGTAATGCCTCCTAGGTGGTGCAGTAACTGACTTTCAAAAGATGATTCCATCATTCTAGCAAGCTACCTGTATCAGGATGGTGAGGAAAATAGTAAGATGAGGTAATTTATTATCAGGGGGACATTGCCACACTGCATTTGCtatgaagtcagttgcttaattaGAAGCAATGGGCATGGAATATCATGACAGTCGATAAGGAATTCTGTAAGTCCACAGATAAGGCTTTGATAGAACCATTTTACTCAGCACtgcaaacctatttttttttgtttcttcaattttctACCTCTGAGATCATCTAGACCCTCCAATGATGGAAAGCCATGTCCAGAGGCATCACATTTTCAGACATGAAGACTCTTGGCCTCACTTCTGACCTATTGAGgcaaaatctgcattttcagaacacacacacacacacacacacacacacacacacgattcaACTGTATTACAGTCTGAAAAGTACTGATATATGCCACATCCCACTGTGGTCCTTTGTTTCATTCTCCTTTTGCTCTTTGACCTTTCCCTAGTAAAATTTCTCATGTATTTTCACATTAAAGTGGGAAGTTATATGTAGGTCTGGAATCTCAGCTGTATTTTACATGAGGACAATTTTGTTTGGAGTTAGCTCTTGAAGGGAATCCAGAACTTTAGCCTTATTAAAATCATGTATGAAGACTATACTAATCAAAGCCTCTTAACATCCAAATTTATAGAGAAATTGAAGTTTGCATAAACCTGTCATAAGTGTCATCTGTGGTAGAAAACAGTAGCATAAAGTGTAATTTCAACTGTTAAAATTAGAACTGTATACAATGACTTGATATTTATGATTTCGGAGTCTGTAATGCCCTATGGGACACCTGGACTTCTCATCCAAATTCAAATCTACAATGCCCCCAGAAGAATAGTTTAACTTCGTCCTAAAGGGAATCCTTGGTTGCTATTAAGGGAATTTTAGTTCTTCACTCCTTTCTCTTCTGGCAAAAGCACACAGCCCTACAATTGGTTGACTCTTGTATTCAAGGCAAATTAATATAAACAACATTTTCCTGAACTTGGTAATTGAAGTCTCTTAAATGAATCAGTGTTCCTACCTATGTTTTGTGATTCCAGTGCtaccatatttttttctactttacaaAGCATCTGCCATTTCTTAAAGGATGTGGGTAAGAGAGAAATGAATTCTATAACATTCattattctttatataaaaattcaaaatactgaataatttaaaaaaatttttacatttatttatttttgagagacagagagagacagagcacaagtgggggaggggcagagagagagggatacacagattccgaagcagactccaggttctgagctgtcagcacagagccccatacggggctcaaacccatagactgtgagatcatgacctgagctgaagttggacgcccaactgaccgagccacccaggcaccccaatatataataattttacattaatttaccAGATGCCAAAATGGcagacaaaaaaatgtaaaactcttaactatctgtatatttatttttgtgactaaATCTGGATAAGCAAAATACTTGTAAAACTGGAATTTTTatcttaacataatttattgactttctaatgtaaatataatgactttaaaaattttggtgAACTAGAATGTTAAATAATTTCAACTGAATTTCAATATCAGGTCATGTTTACTACAtaagaaaatgtttctgtttatcCTGATTAAATGATCTATTCTTTGGATCACATTCTGTGATTTAAGTTTTAAGGTAAGTCATATACATATTAACTCCTCTAAACCTTCTCCCACTCCTGACAATTTcattgagtatttaaaaaaaatatatatagcaggAGATTTATAGAAAATGCTCTTCCACTGCTCTTCCTACTTTATGCTTAAAAGGTACACAACACAAATTAATTTGAGAATGTTCACTTATCTAATGATTTTAGATTTCACTTAAGGGAATCcattctatataaaaatatacttaacaaCTGGAATTTTGGCATTGGTTATTGGTTATTTATGTCTTCTATACTAGGTTCCAGAGTTTGGCTCAATTTTATTCTGCTGAAAAAACTTATAGAAAAAAGTACTCCAAGTAAAACCAGCAGAATTTCTAGAGAAAGTCAGTGGGTGAGTCTAACTATTCACACTTAGATCAAGTCCTAGGCTAGGTATTATGAGGATGGGAAACTAAGTTTCTGGCTCTTTTGACTTCTATAGTGGTAGTGTTTGACTGATACCAAGACTCATGTGGTAAAGAGCCTCAGTTTTTAGCTATCTGAAAGTGATGTGTATCTACTTTATAACCTCTTTAATATATTTCTCAAGTTTCTTTCCATGTCCTTCTTCTTTTTACCTTATCCACTCTTCAGTGGATAGGTCATCTGTAAGTATGCCTTCAGCTACCCAAATGACACCCAAACAATTGTTTCTATTAAGCTTTAGTAGACTCATACTACTAAGTATGGATATTCAGAGGGCTCTTTCTCCATAAATAGGCCAAATGAATTGTTCAAACTCAAGGTTAATGACCATCTACCTGGTCATCACGTGTCTACTCTCTCCTTCACATCTAGTATGTCACTGAGTCCTAGGGACtacattctaatttatttttatctctttgtcctCCTCATCATTGCCAGTATTACATTACACATAAACTAAGAACTTTACATACACTTGAATCAACTAGAAGGGATTTTTTTACATGCAGATTATCAGACTTCATTCTTTACCCACCAAGTCAATACAATGAGTAATACCTCACAATCTGTATTTTGTACAAGAAGTTTCTCAGAAAATTCTGATGTGTAATCTGGTTTGAGAGTCACTGAATAACAACAGTAAGAGCTTCCTAATTAGTATTCCTGACTCTAGTTTCCCCTCCCTGCAGCATATTTTTTACATTacagaatatttaatttaaaaattaaaaatatccctATTGTCTGAGGAATAAAGTTTGACAAGGACTTCCACATggaatttaattaatttcatcATAATTCAAACTTCTTTTCCCTACACCCTCAACCATGTTTCAGACACAGAAACTCAGGTATCCCCATGAATTTAGTAATCATGTTTAGAATGTTTTTCCTTGGGgtccctggttggctcagtcaattgagtatccgacttcagctcaggtcatgatcttatggtttgtgggttcaagccccatgtcgggctctgtgcttacagctcagagcctggagctccttGTTTCTAAATCTGTTAGttcctgtacatttttttttaactgaaataatttcattttccattacCTCAATTCCCCAAATTACTTTTCATATATTATAGTAATagtagtaaataaaattaaatgcgTTCTGGTTAGTGTATGGCTTTATTTCAACTactttcttccagttttcttttaatacaatCTTAGTGAatgttctttttacatttatggcATTTCATTTCAGGGGTCATCCAGTAACAATATGGATACTATGAATGAAACAATGTTGACAAAATTTGTTCTCACAGGAATCACGTATCAACCAGACTGGCAAATCCCTCTGTTTCTGATGTTCTTGGTGATATACATAATCACTATTGTGGGAAACCTTGGACTAACTGCTCTCATCTACAATGACCCCCACCTTCACATTCCCATGTACTTTCTCCTTGGGAGTTTAGCCTTTGTGGATGCTTGGATATCATCTACAGTGACCCCAAAGATGCTGGTCAACTTCCTAGCCAAGAGTAAGATGATAACTCTCTCTGAATGTGTGACAcaattgttttcctttgcatttggTGCCACCACAGAATGTTTTCTCTTGGCAACAATGGCATATGATCGCTATGTAGCCATATGCAAACCATTACTTTATCCGGTAATTATGACCTATAGACTTTGCATCTGGCTGTTAGTTTCATCATTTGTAAGTGGATTTATTCATTCTATAGTTCATATAGGTTTTTTATTTAGATTAACCTTTTGTAATTCTAACATAATATATCATTTTTACTGTGACATCATGCCATTGTTTAAGATTTCCTGTACTGATCCTTCAATTAATAttctgatgatttttattttctctggatcAATACAGGTATTTACCATTCTGATTGTTCTGGTTTCTTATACACTTATTCTTTTTATGATCTTAAAAAAGAAGTCTCTGCAAGGCATAAAaaaagccttctccacctgtggaGCCCATCTCTTATCTGTTTCTTTATACTATGGCCCTCTTCTATTCATGTATGTGCACCCAGGATCCGCACAATCACATGATCAGGATATGATGGACTCTCTATTTTACACTGTCATAATTCCTTTGTTAAATCCAATTATCTACagtctaagaaataaaaaagtcataGATTCACtaagaaaaatgttaaacagaAATGTTTAGATCTCATactattatctattttttattaaaaccatCACAAAATTATGCAGATTGGAGTGGCTCTGTATGGGTTAGTATGCAAAGACTTTGCAATTGTAATTGCCTAGTGTTTAATGGTTTATTAAACGTGTTCATTTCATGCTAGAATAACTGAAacatagacaaaaatattttattctgtattgtATACTATACTCTTTATTATAGTTTCATAAAATCATTAAGTACTATAATCATATAGTTTTTCTGAACAGGTCTTCATTATGATGATTTGATACTTATACAGCCATATAGCCTGGAGGCTCATCTAAATTTAACTCGAGAGTGGAGGCATGTTTGTGTTTGAACAGAGACAAATCCCAGAAATTCTGCTAGCCATCAAAAGATCTTTCATTCCACTTTATTTGGGGCATGATGAATTTCACTTCATGTGGGGATTCAACTCTCATATCACTGAGGGATCAAAAGAAACAGGGGAGCAATGAGGAAAATATGAGAAGGGAGTTAAAACAGGGAAGGTCGAGCCAAGTTGTAAGAGATGCTCTTAGCCTAGGTTGCACCTATGAGAAACTGGATGGGGGAATTTGCCTCTCACTGTCTAGGATGCTTTCTATAGGCCCTTTCTAGCTGTGTTTGTATGTTGCAGGGTAATCTGAAAAGTTTCACTAATTCATAAAGCTAAGAGAGGAGACTGTTAAATTTAAGTGGGATGgtcatggagaagaaaaggaaatggtcaatcttcctagaattttttttaaagaatgaaggtataagataaataaatcagtaacatgtattttttttaatgcattgttgacACGTGGGCTTCAAATGCATGTTTCCAAAATTCAGATAACGTTAAGATAATATGATGTCAGAGCACCAACTTGGTGGCtgggaaagacaagaaaatgaactAGATTTTGGATGTTTTCTGtcttaagagtttttaaatattaggtTCCTTCTACTCCATACTGAAAGTGTAATAAGTGTCCTATCTTCAAGTCCACTCCTGCTCTTCCTTTCTCAACACTGAAGTTCCATAAACATTCTTACTGATACCACTAATGCCCTGACCCTGCTTCTGTGTTTTGCAATACTCTGCTTATCTTTTACATCCCATTGATACTATTACTTCTAGAACATAGCCACCAGGTTATTCTTCATAAAAAACTCTGATTAAATCATATCCCTTTTCAATAACTTTTAATGGGTTATCATTATTACCAGATTATACATAAATACAGTATATATGTAgatctgtatatatacacatgtgtaagTTTATCTGTTCATGTGTATGtctagattatatatatattttttccatatatttacaTCCAtttactccttctctctctctctctctctctctctctctctctctctctctctctgtctctctaggtTCCTCACCCTGGTTTACTCACCTTGGCATTATTTGAGGTCCTTACAAATAAAACCTTAGTTAACTCTGAAGTCTCTCCCTCTACAATTCTCCCTATTCTCCTGTGTTATACCCAAAAAATGAGTTGCAGAAAGCTTTCTAACGACTCTTTACTCTTTCAAGTACATGCTTTTGCTAATACAGGTCTCTCAACAgagaaaggacacagagaaatggtACCTTTTCTTCAAGATCTATGGCAAATGTTACAGCTTTTATGATGCATTTCCAGATTATCTTGAAGAGACTAGTAATACTTGAAACATTTAGTTTACACATTTGAATCATTTAGCAGTGTATTCTTCTTAGGTCATACTTGGCCTTGTATGATATTTATTTGGGGGCtacaagctttttaaaattattattataaattagaTGTCCTAGTCTCTTTATCTTACACACAAGGTCCTAAATAAGTATTTGTAGACTATATGTAAAAGTGAATTAAATTTGAGAGCACAAACACAAAGAATGCAGTAAGAGAGCATCACTCATTTTCAGTCTTGCAATGAGTCCTGACTTATCACTGGCTGATTACCAGGCCTGGGGCAGCTGCTGCAGCCAGCTCACCTTCCTGTTTCTTTAATGACGATCTCAAATATGACACACCTAAAGTGAATTATTCTTGTTCTTGTTGCTAGGTAGGATTGGCTCCTGGGATAGACTTTGACAAAATATCAGGGAGAAGCTATTTAATTTGATGTTTGGTTTGAACATTTGTTTagcttaaaagatattttaaaatacagaagcattcaaaaaatataattattctatAATCTGGGGGTCTGTATCATAAGATTAGACCAGGTCATCCACTCCTGAGGGATATCCCCAAGCCATAGGAAGGAGAGTAGTGGATAACAGTCAAGCTGTTTTTATGCTTTTCCCTGAGAAAAATCCATGTTATTGCATATTTCTGTAgttgtaaaatttttttgttgttgtataaTTGTCTCAGTGTACTGATAGCTTCCTTTAATTGTCATGAGCTTTACTTGTTCATTCACTATCACGACCCAATGACTAGCCTGATAATATAATAATTAGCATCTACTGCCATCATAACAGTCCAGTTCCCTAAGTATTTTCCTTGAGTGAGAAGGTTCACATCAAGCTGAGTATATAAGTGCAGGACGCTGTCAAGTCTTGCTTTAGGTTTTATGAGTATGGGACAAAAAGTTGGGGGCTTCTCAAAGCTCAAACTTCCTCTGCAGCCTCCTCTTGTGCATGTCTGGCCTATGGATTCTTCTGTTCTAGTCTGACCTTTGGTGCAATATGAATTACTCTATGCCTTCCAGAAATTCACCAAAATACCTAGACCATTGATGTGACCCCATTCTCTGTTAcagatatttctattttcctacttcatttttgtcatttcagtGCCGTGTTGGGAAAGAGGTAAAATATACACctgtgcaaaaacaaacaaacaaaaacaaaaaacaaacccacagttTGAACAAGATATGctgcttatttcttttaaaagaaactatagaaggaggagttaagatggtggaatATAAGAGGGATCCCAGGCTTGTCTCACTTCTCCAGCATAAGTAGATCAacatcaaatcattttttaaaatttatttattttgagagagagagcacatgtgagcaggggaggggcagagagaaagggggagagagaatcccaagcaggctctatgctgtcaggcagagcccaatgcagggctcaatcccttgAATCTGTGAGACcaagacttgagccaaaatcaagtgtccaACACTcagctgaatgagccacccagacaccccagcatTAAATcattttgtaagatttttttttatttgagagagaaagagagagagcaggggagaggggcacagggagagagagagagagaatcttcatcaggctcccaatgtagggctcgatcccatgaccatgcaactgtgacctgagccaaaatccaaagtcagacactcaactgactgagtcacccaggagccccaacatcaaATCATTGAACACCTAGGGAATCAATGTGAGGGTTAAGAGAACAATCTGTATAATCTGAGGGAGAGAACATGGTAGGTATGCGGTGTGGAGAGGGGAAATAGGGGAAAGAAAAGCTTTGGTGCTGCAGAGGGATGGGAGCCCTtttcacagagaggagagagagaaggggagagagagcagtgtGTTGAGTtagtgcaagaaaagcactccccctgaaagtagctagagagaaagaaatttaccATACACTCCAAGCTGCAGCTGCTCTGCAGATGTATGACTGTTTTCTGGGACAAACTGGCACCGGCCACAGTGCAGCgagacccttccccagaggaTCAGCATGGGCCCAAGCAGTGGGGGATCTCTGAGGGTGGAGGTTTTGAAATACAGCTGTGagtgaaataaaacacaggaggGTGGTGCTACCTTGCAGGTGCACAGCTCAGGCACAGACCAGGGTAAAGGCAGAGATTTAACAGAAGCCAGGaaaataagaggggtgcctgcaCTCTATGAGGGTGTAAACATTCCACTCCAGAGACCAGAGAGTGGGGTGAAGACATTTTCACCACTAGCCCAACAGTACTGATCTACCTCAGTGAGCTAAACAGCGCCACCTTTACACCAAACCCCTGTCCCCCTGCACCCTCCAAGCCATTCTCCACTAGAGCAAGTCGGCATGAGAATCAAATCTGCAGGTTCCTCCAGAAGAAGACCCCCACAAACCCCTTCCATGTGCTACCATCTACTGATCATAGATTGCTGCAAagtttcagctctaggggaaactggatctagcttcctttggatttttgtttgtttgtttacttttgttttttttttttttttttgcttctgtttttgtttttgttttttgtggatacagaaagagtaaatttttttcttttatcttattttttttaattttttctcttttttttcctattttcctatgAAGCTTCTCTtaaaagcagaccaaaacacatctaggacTTAGCTTCCTTCACttactttttgtttaaatttctgttttattattttttctgcaaAATAGCAAGACAGAGAAATTCATGACAAAAGAacgaacaggaagaaatgaaagccagggatttaatcaatacagatataagaaAGATGTcagactaaaatttaaaacaattgtaaTGAttctagctgggcttgaaaaaagcatagaagacactagagaatcttTTACTGCAGggataaaagagctaaaatctAGTCAAGCCAAAACTAAAAATGTTATAACCGATATGCAAACCCAAATGAATGCCATGACAGTGAGAATGCCATGACTCATAGGAATGAgttagtgatatagaagacacaattatggaaaataatgcagctgaaaagaagaaggaaacaagaTAATGGACCATGaaggtagacttagggaactcagcaactttTAAAACGGAATAACATTTGCATAATAGGAGTACTGAATGAAGTGAGAAACAatggggtagaaggtttatgtgagaaaATTAGAGCtcaaaacttccctaatctggagaaggacacagacataaatccaagaagcacagagaactcccactaaattcaacaaaagccgaCCATtgccaaggcatatcatagtcaaatttacaaaatagacatggaaagaatcctgaaagtaGCAAGGGAGAAAAATCCTTAACCAacaagggaagatagatcagATTAACAGATCTTTTCATAGAAACTTGGTAGGCCAAGAAAAGAGGTAGGATATATTAAATGTGTTCAATG is a window encoding:
- the LOC122230252 gene encoding olfactory receptor 5H2-like — protein: MDTMNETMLTKFVLTGITYQPDWQIPLFLMFLVIYIITIVGNLGLTALIYNDPHLHIPMYFLLGSLAFVDAWISSTVTPKMLVNFLAKSKMITLSECVTQLFSFAFGATTECFLLATMAYDRYVAICKPLLYPVIMTYRLCIWLLVSSFVSGFIHSIVHIGFLFRLTFCNSNIIYHFYCDIMPLFKISCTDPSINILMIFIFSGSIQVFTILIVLVSYTLILFMILKKKSLQGIKKAFSTCGAHLLSVSLYYGPLLFMYVHPGSAQSHDQDMMDSLFYTVIIPLLNPIIYSLRNKKVIDSLRKMLNRNV